Proteins encoded in a region of the Orcinus orca chromosome 8, mOrcOrc1.1, whole genome shotgun sequence genome:
- the SPDYC gene encoding speedy protein C, translating to MSDAQDPATIPAVGTQVKLRGWSRQGEGGESFHFRRHEELQAFLSLLEHSFLQDFLSKDPCFQISDKYLLAMVLVYFRRANLQLSEYTHSNLFLALYLANDMEEDLEDPKSVIFLWALGQDWHHRVSDFLCQRDKLWARMGFRAVVRRQSCEEVMAKEPTHWAWTRERHPHHGRAQRSYPKAQIPLPRGPGLSPPHCPLCGLPPCHSHRCHQPCPLPVISKCPSQNPERHRPPSQACLSVAGDSWSGAFLIVLPTQLQLEPGTYTLHIFSKLLPCPRR from the exons aTGAGTGATGCCCAAGATCCTGCCACAATCCCTGCGGTTGGCACCCAGGTGAAGCTGAGGGGCTGGAGCCGTCAAGGGGAGGGGGGTGAGTCTTTCCATTTCCGCCGGCACGAGGAGCTCCAGGCCTTCCTCAGCCTTCTGG AGCACAGTTTCCTCCAGGATTTCCTCTCCAAAGATCCCTGTTTCCAGATTTCAGATAAG TATCTCCTGGCCATGGTGCTGGTCTACTTCCGGCGTGCCAACCTGCAGCTCAGCGAGTACACCCACAGCAATCTGTTCCTGGCACT GTACCTTGCAAATGACATGGAGGAAGACCTGGAGGACCCCAAAAGCGTGATTTTTCTGTGGGCCCTGGGCCAAGATTGGCATCATCGAGTGTCAGACTTCCTGTGTCAGAGGGACAAGCTGTGGGCACGGATGGGCTTCAGGGCTGTGGTGAGACGCCAGAGCTGCGAGGAG GTCATGGCCAAGGAGCCGACCCACTGGGCCTGGACTCGGGAGAGGCATCCCCACCACGGCAGGGCTCAGAGGAGCTACCCAAAGGCCCAGATCCCCCTCCCCCGGGGCCCCGGCCTCTCGCCACCCCACTGTCCCCTGTGTGGCTTGCCCCCTTGCCACAGCCACCGCTGCCACCAGCCCTGCCCCTTGCCTGTCATATCCAAGTGCCCTTCCCAAAACCCTGAGCGGCACCGCCCTCCCTCCCAAGCTTGTCTCTCAGTGGCTGGAGACTCCTGGAGTGGGGCCTTCCTCATTGTCCTGCCCACCCAGCTGCAACTGGAGCCAGGCACCTACACCCTCCACA TCTTCTCAAAGCTGCTGCCGTGCCCTCGGCGCTGA